A genome region from Magnolia sinica isolate HGM2019 chromosome 8, MsV1, whole genome shotgun sequence includes the following:
- the LOC131252587 gene encoding probable LRR receptor-like serine/threonine-protein kinase At3g47570, which produces MSVNRLSGALPDSIANLSTQMTRLLLGDNRIFGSIPSGIQNLFSLTKLSMQYNFLTGAIPIGVGKLKRMEFLSFGRNELSGNIPSSLQNMSRLYILYLYKNSLTGNVPSSLGNCTYMQFLHLFDNNLSGSLPKQLFSFPSLIEIFLGNNSFSGDLPLEAGYLKALQNLNVSNNKLSGEIPSTLGNCLSLEYLGLDGNFFHGSIPSTFSTLRGLRSLDLSGNNLSGKIPKYLENLSALQYLNLSFNDFEGELPKQGVFRNASEVWVLGNSKLCGGIEELKLPACSSQASKKLGMSLASKVKFSIIGVVLCLMLLSCFVTTLYWVRKSRKKPPVPPSVEDPFMIISYADLFKATDGFSSANLIGSGSFGSVYKGTQDRDGTVFAVKVLNLQQQGAMTSFMAECEALRNIRHRNLIKILTCCSSIDYKGNEFKALVFEYMNNGSLDRWLPKDGYDQQRGNLTFIQRLNIALDVASALDYLHHHCQTPIVHRDLKPSNILLDDDMIAHVSDFGLTRFLSEFAQTISLGVKGSIGYIAPEYAMGGKASTQGDVYSYGILLLEMITGKGPTDDMFKDNLSLHHFAKLALHERVMEIVDPYLFEEAEVTQGSGNHINARNKMRDCLISMVRIGVLCSLESPRERMEMKNVVMEMHAIKDLYLRSEFTEIQVRSPLWGEGTSYLSQY; this is translated from the exons ATGAGCGTTAACCGTCTCAGCGGTGCGTTGCCTGACTCCATAGCTAATCTTTCGACCCAAATGACACGGCTATTACTTGGTGATAACAGGATATTCGGAAGCATCCCATCTGGGATTCAAAACCTTTTCAGCTTAACAAAGTTGTCTATGCAATATAACTTTTTAACGGGTGCCATTCCCATTGGTGTTGGGAAGCTTAAAAGAATGGAGTTTCTTTCCTTCGGTAGAAATGAATTATCTGGAAATATTCCATCTTCCTTGCAAAACATGTCCCGGTTGTATATACTTTATTTATACAAAAACAGTCTAACAGGGAACGTACCTTCAAGTCTTGGAAATTGTACATACATGCAGTTCTTGCACCTCTTTGATAATAATCTTAGTGGTAGCTTACCCAAACAACTTTTCAGCTTTCCCTCTTTAATTGAAATCTTTCTTGGAAACAACTCGTTTAGCGGTGATCTGCCATTGGAAGCCGGATACCTGAAAGCTCTCCAGAATTTGaatgtttctaataacaaattGTCAGGCGAAATTCCAAGCACACTAGGTAACTGTCTAAGCCTAGAGTATCTTGGGTTGGATGGGAACTTCTTTCACGGGTCAATTCCTTCTACATTTAGTACTCTAAGAGGCCTTCGATCCCTGGATCTTTCAGGCAACAACTTGTCTGGAAAGATTCCAAAATACCTGGAGAACCTTTCTGCTTTACAATACCTCAATCTATCTTTCAATGATTTCGAGGGTGAATTACCAAAACAAGGGGTCTTTAGAAATGCCAGTGAAGTTTGGGTACTCGGAAATAGTAAGCTTTGTGGAGGTATCGAAGAATTGAAATTGCCTGCATGCTCTAGCCAAGCTTCCAAGAAATTGGGGATGTCTCTTGCTTCAAAAGTAAAATTCTCAATAATTGGTGTTGTCCTATGTCTTATGTTATTATCATGTTTTGTTACCACTCTGTACTGGGTAAGAAAGTCGAGAAAGAAACCTCCTGTTCCGCCGTCCGTGGAGGATCCGTTcatgatcatatcatatgcagaCCTCTTTAAAGCGACAGATGGCTTCTCTTCTGCAAATTTGATTGGCAGTGGAAGCTTTGGTTCTGTATATAAAGGAACACAAGATCGAGATGGAACTGTTTTCGCAGTGAAAGTCCTCAACCTTCAACAGCAAGGAGCTATGACGAGTTTCATGGCCGAATGTGAAGCTTTGagaaacattaggcatcggaatctTATTAAAATCTTAACCTGTTGCTCAAGCATTGATTATAAAGGCAACGAGTTCAAGGCTTTAGTTTTTGAGTACATGAACAATGGAAGTCTAGACAGGTGGTTACCCAAAGATGGGTATGACCAGCAGAGGGGGAATTTAACCTTTATTCAAAGGTTAAATATAGCGCTTGATGTGGCTTCTGCACTGGATTATCTACATCATCATTGCCAAACACCAATCGTGCATCGCGATTTAAAACCGAGCAacattcttcttgatgatgacatgattgccCATGTGAGTGACTTCGGGTTAACGAGGTTTTTATCTGAGTTTGCTCAAACCATATCGCTTGGGGTGAAGGGATCTATTGGGTACATCGCTCCAG AGTATGCAATGGGCGGTAAAGCTTCTACACAAGGAGACGTTTACAGCTATGGAATCCTTCTCTTGGAGATGATAACTGGAAAGGggccaactgatgacatgtttaaagacaatctaagccttcatcattttgcCAAGTTGGCGTTGCATGAACGAGTAATGGAGATTGTAGATCCATATCTCTTTGAAGAAGCGGAAGTTACTCAAGGCAGTGGAAATCATATCAATGCAAGGAATAAAATGCGTGATTGCTTGATTTCGATGGTCAGAATTGGTGTGCTGTGTTCTTTGGAATCTCCGAGAGAACGAATGGAGATGAAAAATGTTGTCATGGAAATGCATGCAATCAAGGACTTATATCTGAGGTCAGAATTCACAGAGATACAAGTTAGATCACCACTGTGGGGTGAAGGTACATCTTACCTCAGTCAGTACTGA
- the LOC131253781 gene encoding LRR receptor-like serine/threonine-protein kinase EFR, with protein MERTPMSLREIWSFLLHAIIVSSIYVPWLLGSAANFSNETDKLALVHFKNLITNDPLHSLSSWNHTVHFCHWQGVTCGQRHPQRVTALNLVGQNLVGPISPYIANLTFLRIINFTDNSFYGVVPEEIGHLFRLQYLSLFNNTFTGEIPVNLTHCPELEVLRLRRNQLVGSIPAELGSPSRLTILDIGRNSLTGSIPPSLGNLSSLTFLFLSINNLEGSIPSELSQLVRLEVLAIDSNNLSGRIPPSLYNLSSITILDVGDNRLIGNLPPNLGLALPNLQNLYVSVNQFTGPIPVSLINASRLVLISFADNSFSGSVPMNLGSLKGLTKVSFSYNRLGTGKAHDLSFLVSLTNCSSLQILDMDNNRLSA; from the exons ATGGAGCGCACGCCAATGAGCCTAAGGGAAATTTGGTCATTTCTCCTCCATGCCATCATTGTCTCTTCAATATACGTTCCATGGTTGTTGGGATCTGCTGCTAACTTCTCCAACGAAACAGATAAGCTTGCTTTGGTCCACTTCAAAAATCTGATAACTAACGATCCTCTCCATTCCTTGAGCTCCTGGAACCATACTGTCCACTTCTGCCACTGGCAAGGAGTGACTTGCGGTCAACGACATCCTCAAAGGGTCACGGCCTTGAACCTCGTTGGCcaaaacttggtgggccccatatctcccTACATAGCAAACCTCACCTTCCTCAGGATCATCAATTTCACAGACAACAGCTTCTACGGTGTGGTTCCTGAAGAGATTGGCCATTTGTTCCGCTTGCAGTATCTCAGTCTGTTCAACAACACATTCACCGGAGAAATTCCAGTAAATCTGACCCACTGTCCAGAACTCGAAGTCCTCCGTCTTCGCAGGAACCAGCTTGTAGGGAGTATTCCAGCTGAGCTAGGTTCTCCATCCAGGCTCACCATATTGGACATTGGTCGCAACAGTCTTACAGGAAGCATCCCAccttcacttggaaacctttcgtCTCTCACATTCCTTTTTCTTTCGATTAATAATCTCGAGGGCAGCATCCCAAGTGAGCTCAGCCAGCTGGTAAGGTTAGAGGTGCTTGCAATTGATTCTAATAACCTGTCAGGTAGGATTCCTCCCTCGCTATACAATCTTTCATCCATTACCATATTGGACGTGGGAGATAACAGATTGATTGGAAatcttccacccaacttaggcCTCGCTCTCCCTAATCTCCAAAATCTTTACGTCTCAGTAAACCAATTCACAGGACCTATACCGGTTTCATTAATCAATGCTTCGAGACTTGTACTTATTTCATTTGCGGACAATAGTTTTAGTGGATCCGTGCCTATGAATCTTGGAAGCCTCAAGGGTCTCACTAAGGTATCTTTCAGCTACAATCGACTTGGAACTGGGAAAGCTCATGACTTGAGTTTTCTTGTTTCTTTGACCAATTGTAGTAGCTTACAAATACTGGACATGGACAATAACCGTCTCAGCG CTTAA